A window from Athalia rosae chromosome 5, iyAthRosa1.1, whole genome shotgun sequence encodes these proteins:
- the LOC105691623 gene encoding uncharacterized protein LOC105691623, whose product MASTLARGPPISESGEVESDGSSCEDNRDATLKRPHGDADSAAGKKRRKQSTPLRFPSSLVAEDRDEDDEEDDDEEEEDEESQEEEEEGAVRAALDGEGKTTVERIRRTSKDENLNNEFRCQYCSLLFDSEQTLDRHINSEHSVSRPAVQRSPVNPQIQVKQEFGQSQEQPECPVNLSGIGIKSFAATWLSGQVQSQSHQIQLQSQTDEWPPSGSAAAAASLSSISNHLQALPFPGALAQYLPMPNFSLASDSTGQTASRPPIGPAPMRIFNPDAYCDLCNKEFCNKYFLKTHKANKHGIYVDTPGQTVGESGFQASGYSGSFVSTGVKLEHQQQQPPPSQQQQQQHQQPAMKLEASAVPAVIHAPSVLNSLCDICQKRFKNEESLRRHKQKVHNVENVDSADSLMLPPQTNEDERDTSHHSLSPGAMEALFKQEFGVEQEDTTFMPAPRHLSPQSVQQARDSGFNADRLRRLGVINPEAFCEICCKEYCNKYFLRTHKMKRHGVVVVQDNEKSPSNPGAAAAWHHVQTSPLNLIVGETSGNSSESGDRLGDDYECKPCGIRFQTMGLHQAHRRKIHETEEGASPKRENENDNGDRRRADSISEDLQKLQTMILQLNGLESGRAASCPICGKDSESRQSLRNHMTSEHGALLEDPVTPPVQANEKSPPPSGGPLNCAFCDKEFFGQETLRKHVNEDHQPSAPTSAPLPSATLPTPATSLTPSAPAAAAAAPQNQERRTSSVSMTPTSSYCEICNKELCNKYFMKTHMQRMHGIEIENGAQIGGVICNICNKELCSKYFLRVHKHNTHGIIEEGSAPTGTAKQADNEANHQTAEDPALKPEQLGDLSHRYFTHFTEVCPICSRRFRSTKWLKAHLLSDHGKIGIDKWRELEQQYQSGPRGGRTPGPSRGPHPQNPNLKIPNGIEMAAQHLKSGDYAGLGNQVLSTLFGSAEDQQMKSYRCSYCAFTTPVLAFLFVHERSHTSPQSSGSAIEAERTLQCPVCLQGFSQPELLQHHLLTQHQFPGLIPPFQPHLVNTSRPESSSEKDSESKDRTDLDSRDDTTKRSSPQTSGGASFNDLQKIQRPEDATAVQVTPQGAYKCAQCGYATANLNRIKKHIRKDHRTIAAGDPSETAIGELTRTLKDVSNKHRIPASYAMPQDMNSNPEKTIMQPFLIEECGEIIHGSSESNAEKKFAPALVYLPVKTRINAPLTASFNLSPA is encoded by the coding sequence ATGGCGTCCACGTTAGCTCGGGGTCCTCCGATCTCGGAGTCCGGCGAGGTGGAGAGCGACGGTTCGAGCTGCGAGGACAACAGGGACGCGACGCTGAAGCGACCGCACGGCGACGCGGATTCGGCGGCCGGTAAAAAGCGACGGAAACAATCGACGCCGTTGCGTTTCCCGTCGTCCCTTGTGGCGGAGGACcgcgacgaggacgacgaggaggacgacgacgaggaggaggaggacgaagagtcccaggaggaggaggaggagggcgcGGTACGGGCGGCGCTCGACGGCGAAGGTAAGACAACGGTCGAACGGATCCGACGGACGTCGAAggacgaaaatttgaataacgaaTTCCGATGCCAATATTGTAGTCTGTTGTTCGATAGCGAGCAAACGCTCGACCGTCACATTAACAGCGAGCACTCTGTCTCGCGGCCGGCTGTCCAGCGATCGCCGGTCAATCCGCAAATTCAGGTTAAGCAGGAATTCGGTCAGAGTCAGGAGCAGCCCGAGTGTCCCGTGAACCTGTCGGGTATCGGTATAAAAAGTTTCGCGGCCACGTGGTTGTCCGGTCAGGTCCAATCGCAGTCGCATCAGATCCAACTGCAGTCGCAAACCGACGAATGGCCGCCCTCGggctccgccgccgccgcggccTCCCTCTCCTCCATCTCCAACCACCTTCAGGCCCTTCCGTTCCCCGGCGCCCTCGCCCAGTACCTGCCTATGCCGAATTTTTCGCTCGCCTCGGACTCCACGGGACAGACGGCGAGCAGGCCGCCCATCGGCCCGGCGCCCATGAGGATATTCAATCCCGACGCTTACTGCGATCTTTGCAACAAGGAGTTCTGCAACAAGTATTTCCTCAAGACGCACAAGGCCAACAAGCACGGCATATACGTCGACACGCCGGGTCAGACGGTCGGCGAATCGGGTTTCCAGGCGTCCGGATACTCCGGATCGTTCGTCTCGACCGGCGTGAAACTGGAACATCAGCAGCAACAGCCGCCGCCgtcgcagcagcagcaacagcaacaccAACAGCCCGCGATGAAACTGGAGGCGTCCGCGGTTCCGGCGGTCATCCATGCGCCGTCCGTCTTGAATTCGCTCTGCGATATTTGTCAGAAACGTTTCAAAAACGAGGAATCGTTGAGGAGGCACAAACAGAAGGTGCACAACGTCGAAAACGTCGATTCCGCCGACTCTCTGATGCTCCCGCCCCAGACGAACGAAGACGAGAGGGATACTTCCCACCACAGTCTGAGCCCCGGTGCCATGGAGGCGCTGTTCAAGCAGGAATTCGGCGTCGAGCAGGAGGACACGACGTTCATGCCGGCGCCCAGACACCTCTCGCCCCAGTCGGTACAGCAGGCCAGGGACTCGGGGTTCAACGCCGACCGTTTGCGGAGACTGGGCGTCATCAATCCCGAGGCGTTCTGCGAGATCTGTTGCAAGGAGTACTGCAACAAGTACTTCCTGCGCACCCACAAGATGAAGAGGCACGGCGTGGTGGTCGTTCAGGACAACGAGAAGTCGCCCAGCAATCCCGGAGCGGCGGCCGCCTGGCACCACGTTCAGACCAGTCCGCTGAATCTGATAGTCGGTGAGACCAGCGGCAACAGTTCGGAGTCGGGCGACCGTTTGGGCGACGATTACGAGTGCAAACCGTGCGGCATCAGGTTTCAAACAATGGGATTGCACCAGGCGCACCGCCGCAAGATCCACGAAACGGAGGAGGGCGCCTCGCCGAAACGTGAGAACGAAAACGACAACGGCGACCGACGGAGGGCCGACTCCATCAGCGAGGACCTCCAGAAGCTGCAGACGATGATCCTGCAGCTGAACGGTCTGGAGTCGGGGAGGGCGGCGTCCTGTCCGATATGCGGCAAGGACTCCGAATCCAGACAGTCCCTGAGGAACCACATGACGTCGGAGCACGGCGCGCTCCTCGAGGACCCGGTCACCCCGCCCGTCCAGGCCAACGAGAAGTCGCCGCCGCCGAGCGGCGGCCCCTTGAACTGCGCGTTCTGCGACAAGGAGTTCTTCGGTCAGGAAACGCTGAGGAAACACGTTAACGAGGACCACCAGCCCTCGGCGCCTACGTCCGCCCCGCTGCCGTCGGCGACGCTACCGACCCCGGCGACCTCGTTGACGCCGAGCGCGccggccgccgccgccgccgccccccAAAACCAGGAGCGAAGGACCTCCTCCGTCTCGATGACGCCGACGTCCAGCTACTGCGAGATCTGCAACAAGGAACTGTGCAACAAGTACTTCATGAAAACGCACATGCAAAGAATGCACGGCATCGAGATAGAGAATGGCGCCCAGATAGGCGGCGTTATATGCAACATATGCAACAAGGAATTGTGCAGCAAGTATTTCCTGAGGGTACACAAGCACAACACGCACGGTATAATCGAGGAGGGATCGGCGCCAACCGGCACCGCGAAACAGGCCGACAACGAGGCGAACCACCAGACCGCCGAGGACCCCGCCCTGAAACCGGAACAACTGGGTGACCTCAGTCACCGCTACTTCACCCACTTCACGGAGGTGTGTCCGATATGCAGCAGGAGATTCAGGAGCACGAAATGGCTGAAGGCGCACCTGCTCAGCGATCACGGGAAGATCGGCATAGACAAGTGGCGAGAGTTGGAGCAGCAGTACCAGTCGGGACCGCGCGGCGGTAGGACCCCGGGTCCCTCGAGAGGCCCGCATCCCCAGAATCCTAACCTGAAAATACCGAACGGCATAGAGATGGCCGCCCAGCACCTGAAGAGCGGAGATTACGCCGGTCTGGGCAATCAGGTTCTTTCGACTCTGTTCGGCTCCGCGGAGGACCAGCAGATGAAGAGCTACCGTTGCTCCTACTGCGCGTTCACCACACCGGTACTGGCGTTCCTATTCGTTCACGAACGGTCGCACACGAGTCCCCAGAGTTCCGGTTCGGCCATCGAGGCCGAGAGGACCCTGCAGTGCCCCGTCTGTCTTCAGGGTTTCTCGCAGCCCGAACTGCTCCAGCATCACCTGCTCACTCAGCACCAGTTCCCGGGGCTGATTCCCCCCTTCCAGCCGCATCTCGTCAACACATCCCGGCCCGAATCGTCATCGGAAAAGGACAGCGAGTCGAAGGACCGAACGGATTTGGACTCAAGGGACGATACGACGAAACGTTCGAGTCCCCAGACGTCCGGCGGCGCGTCCTTCAACGACCTGCAGAAAATTCAGCGACCGGAAGACGCCACGGCGGTACAGGTTACGCCGCAGGGTGCTTACAAGTGCGCCCAGTGCGGTTACGCCACCGCCAATTTGAACCGGATCAAGAAGCACATCAGGAAGGATCACAGGACCATCGCGGCCGGCGATCCTTCGGAGACGGCTATCGGCGAGTTGACGCGGACGTTGAAAGACGTGTCGAACAAACACAGGATACCCGCCAGTTACGCAATGCCGCAGGACAtgaattcgaatccggaaaaAACGATAATGCAACCGTTTCTCATCGAGGAATGCGGCGAAATTATTCACGGCTCGTCGGAGTCGAACGCGGAGAAAAAGTTCGCACCGGCCCTCGTTTACCTGCCGGTAAAAACGCGAATAAATGCT